The following are from one region of the Methanoculleus caldifontis genome:
- a CDS encoding NAD(P)/FAD-dependent oxidoreductase: MVWDVVVVGAGPAGSAAARACAEEGLSTLCIEEHGTIGHPVQCAGLLSASALAECDVSKRSVLNEVTGARMVSGLGGELLFDAGVTKAYVVDRCLLDREMAERAAEAGAEFRLKTGACGVQGASLLTRGVRGREEIPFRLLIAADGPRGSVARMLGLRRAGVYLAGVQAEVPYTMDPRYVELHPNASPDFFGWAIPVSRTRARVGLCAREHAGDHFARFVARYGGTSLHLVSGVIPLGVMPRTYGHRTLFVGDAAGLAKPTSGGGVYTGVRSAKHAAAVAAACVARGTFDDESLREYERRWKEDFGRELDTGMRALRVRQRMTPEEIDRLCRALNDEDLIATIVEHGDMDRPGALLRRLALKPALARAMGILFASGVRQILTG; this comes from the coding sequence CTGGTCTGGGATGTTGTTGTGGTGGGCGCGGGCCCCGCCGGGAGTGCCGCCGCGCGGGCTTGCGCGGAGGAAGGGCTTTCGACGCTCTGCATCGAGGAGCACGGGACGATCGGCCACCCGGTGCAGTGCGCGGGGCTCCTCTCAGCCTCCGCGCTCGCCGAATGCGACGTTTCGAAGAGGTCGGTCTTGAACGAGGTGACCGGTGCCCGGATGGTCTCCGGTCTTGGGGGGGAGCTCCTCTTCGACGCGGGGGTCACGAAGGCATATGTCGTCGACCGGTGCCTCCTCGACCGGGAGATGGCGGAACGGGCGGCGGAGGCCGGAGCGGAGTTCCGCTTAAAGACCGGTGCGTGCGGCGTCCAGGGCGCCTCTCTCCTGACGCGGGGGGTCCGCGGGCGCGAGGAGATCCCCTTCCGCCTCCTGATCGCCGCCGACGGGCCGCGGGGGTCCGTCGCCCGCATGCTCGGCCTTCGAAGGGCGGGAGTCTACCTCGCCGGAGTGCAGGCGGAGGTGCCCTATACGATGGACCCGCGCTACGTGGAACTGCACCCCAACGCCTCCCCCGACTTCTTCGGGTGGGCGATCCCGGTCTCGAGAACCCGCGCACGCGTCGGGCTCTGCGCACGGGAGCACGCCGGAGACCACTTCGCCCGGTTCGTCGCCCGTTACGGGGGAACCTCCCTCCACCTCGTGAGCGGGGTCATCCCGCTCGGCGTCATGCCCCGGACCTACGGCCACCGTACGCTCTTCGTCGGCGACGCGGCGGGTCTCGCCAAACCCACGTCGGGGGGCGGCGTCTACACCGGCGTCCGGTCGGCGAAGCACGCCGCCGCGGTCGCGGCAGCCTGCGTGGCGCGCGGGACGTTCGACGACGAGAGCCTCCGGGAGTATGAGCGGCGCTGGAAGGAGGACTTCGGGCGGGAACTCGATACCGGGATGAGAGCGCTCAGGGTCCGGCAGAGGATGACGCCGGAGGAGATCGACCGCCTCTGCCGGGCCTTGAACGACGAAGACCTCATCGCGACGATCGTGGAGCACGGAGATATGGACCGGCCGGGCGCCCTGCTCAGGAGGCTCGCCCTGAAACCCGCATTGGCCAGGGCTATGGGCATACTTTTCGCATCGGGAGTACGTCAGATTCTTACCGGCTGA
- the truD gene encoding tRNA pseudouridine(13) synthase TruD gives MMPSPYPLEQELGMRYYASGAPGIGGRLRSTPADFIVEELPLPISDPDGPFLICRLTKTNWELQRAVKEIAKQLGISHRRIAWAGTKDKNAVTTQYLSLYEVPPEAIEHVHLKDISLEVVGRSQHPLALGGLAGNRFDIVIRDCAAEGLAERVRAATEVASAGIPNYYGLQRFGVVRPVTHLVGESILRGDYEGAVVTYIGRAYPLESEEAQRARSRFAEDRDAKAALAALPVQMTYERAMANHLAGNPGDYAGALRVLPPKLLSLLVSAFQSYLFNCALSRRIEAGLSLAEPEVGDRLLFSNGREDIVSARNRQAALLQIRRGRCRIAIFVPGAEPVTPHGRTDEVMQDLMRERGIGAEDFERASRFVATKFAGALRPIALSTEVEAEVSGANVRLRFTLPPGHYATTVCREYMKADPYVMI, from the coding sequence ATGATGCCCTCGCCCTATCCCCTGGAACAGGAGCTCGGGATGCGCTACTACGCGTCCGGGGCACCCGGCATCGGCGGGCGGCTCCGGTCAACTCCCGCCGACTTCATCGTCGAAGAACTCCCGCTCCCGATCAGCGATCCGGATGGCCCTTTCCTCATCTGCCGGCTCACCAAGACGAACTGGGAACTCCAGCGGGCGGTCAAGGAGATCGCAAAGCAGCTCGGGATCAGCCACCGGCGGATCGCCTGGGCGGGGACCAAGGACAAGAACGCGGTGACCACCCAGTACCTCTCGCTCTACGAGGTTCCGCCCGAGGCGATAGAGCACGTACACCTCAAGGACATCTCGCTTGAGGTCGTGGGGCGGTCGCAGCACCCGCTCGCTCTCGGCGGCCTCGCGGGGAACCGGTTCGATATCGTCATCCGCGACTGCGCCGCGGAGGGCCTTGCCGAACGGGTGCGGGCGGCCACAGAGGTCGCTTCCGCCGGAATACCGAACTATTACGGCTTGCAGCGGTTCGGCGTCGTCCGGCCGGTCACGCATCTTGTCGGCGAGAGTATCCTTCGCGGGGACTACGAAGGTGCCGTGGTCACCTACATCGGCCGGGCATACCCTCTCGAATCGGAGGAGGCGCAGCGGGCGCGGAGCCGGTTCGCCGAGGACCGGGACGCAAAAGCCGCGCTCGCCGCTCTCCCCGTCCAGATGACCTACGAGCGGGCGATGGCGAACCATCTCGCCGGAAACCCCGGCGATTACGCCGGTGCGCTCCGGGTCCTCCCGCCGAAACTCCTCTCGCTCCTCGTAAGCGCGTTCCAGTCCTACCTCTTCAACTGCGCGCTCTCCCGCCGCATCGAGGCCGGCCTCTCGCTCGCCGAGCCCGAGGTCGGGGACCGGCTGCTCTTCTCGAACGGCCGCGAGGATATCGTCTCGGCGCGGAACCGGCAGGCGGCCCTGCTCCAGATCCGCCGCGGCCGGTGCCGGATCGCCATATTCGTTCCGGGGGCGGAGCCGGTGACGCCGCACGGCCGGACCGACGAGGTGATGCAGGACCTGATGCGCGAGCGGGGTATCGGCGCTGAGGACTTCGAGCGTGCCTCCCGGTTCGTGGCGACGAAATTTGCCGGCGCTCTCCGGCCGATCGCGCTCTCGACGGAGGTGGAAGCGGAGGTATCGGGCGCGAACGTCCGTCTCCGGTTCACGCTTCCTCCCGGCCACTACGCGACGACGGTCTGCCGCGAGTACATGAAGGCCGACCCCTACGTCATGATCTGA
- the pth2 gene encoding peptidyl-tRNA hydrolase Pth2, whose amino-acid sequence MPEERDFKWKQCLVVRADIKMSCGKKCAQIAHAAVGAYEKADKIAKKAWLDEGQKKVVLKVSAERQLFELKTIAERAGIPASIIQDAGMTEIPPGTVTALGLGPARSEDLDRITGDLSLL is encoded by the coding sequence ATGCCGGAAGAACGGGACTTTAAGTGGAAGCAGTGCCTGGTCGTGCGCGCCGACATCAAGATGAGCTGCGGCAAGAAGTGTGCGCAGATCGCCCACGCCGCCGTCGGCGCCTACGAGAAGGCCGACAAGATCGCGAAGAAGGCCTGGCTCGACGAGGGGCAGAAGAAAGTGGTGCTGAAGGTCTCGGCCGAACGGCAGCTCTTCGAGCTCAAGACGATCGCGGAGCGCGCGGGCATCCCCGCATCGATCATCCAGGATGCCGGGATGACCGAGATCCCGCCGGGAACCGTGACGGCGCTCGGCCTCGGACCCGCCCGCTCCGAGGACCTCGACCGGATCACCGGCGACCTCTCCCTGCTATGA
- a CDS encoding RibD family protein: MVVHDRPHVLMMSEITVDGKLTLKRGASSKILMKYMAPETEILLHRTRAECDAIMVGANTIRIDNSFLTVRLVEGKSPLRVIPCSQADLPPDANVLGPDARTVIAVCANAPEENVARLRACGVDIVVTGTDGVDLPELMRILKTDYGVDRMMIEGGPTLNWSMLNHRLVDEIRLIHLPFIVGGADTPSLVGGMHIETENEMIRLSLKQCFMCGSNLVTEWNVLYGESSSD, translated from the coding sequence ATGGTTGTTCACGACAGACCGCACGTGCTCATGATGTCGGAGATCACCGTCGACGGGAAGCTCACTCTGAAGCGCGGGGCCTCAAGCAAGATCCTCATGAAGTACATGGCGCCCGAGACCGAGATCCTCCTCCACCGGACCCGGGCGGAGTGCGACGCCATCATGGTCGGGGCAAACACGATCAGGATCGACAATTCCTTCCTGACGGTCCGGCTGGTCGAGGGGAAGAGCCCGCTCCGGGTCATCCCGTGCAGCCAGGCGGATCTTCCGCCGGACGCGAACGTGCTCGGCCCCGACGCCCGGACGGTCATCGCCGTCTGCGCCAACGCACCGGAGGAGAATGTTGCCCGGCTCCGGGCGTGTGGCGTCGATATCGTCGTTACAGGGACCGACGGGGTCGATCTCCCGGAACTGATGCGGATCTTGAAGACGGATTACGGCGTCGACCGGATGATGATCGAGGGCGGGCCGACGCTGAACTGGTCGATGTTAAACCACCGCCTGGTGGACGAGATCCGCCTGATCCACCTGCCGTTCATCGTCGGGGGCGCCGATACCCCCTCACTCGTCGGCGGCATGCATATCGAGACCGAGAACGAGATGATCCGGCTCTCCCTGAAGCAGTGCTTCATGTGCGGGAGTAACCTGGTCACCGAGTGGAACGTCCTCTACGGGGAGAGTTCCAGCGACTAA